The window TGATCTTGTGTGCTGCACACTGACAGCAATCTAGTCAAATATGCCGTTTTGGCTAATCTTTCTAATCCTGAATTTTGCCAAAAATAGGATGTCACATTCTGCTGTCCTTCAGGGTTTCTTTTTATGCTGTTTTAAGTAATATCTTTCtctttgtcattattttttcatgtaGATTTTTACAAAGTTTTCTTTCAATCGGCTTGCAGGCATGAATTCCAAACGGCACAATGGTGGCCATCTCATGGGTGGTGCGTCACATGCCAAAAAGGGTAAAGCATCGGGTGAATGGGAGGACAGTCCCTCACAGTTTGAAGAGGAGTTGTCCATGTTTGAAGAAGCAGAGATGGATGCAGAGGAGATGGAGGGGCAGGCAGGACATGATGTTATCCCAGTAGGTGAGTGTTGAACTGCAAAGTGCAGAATCATGTTTGCATTGTGTACGAGGAGATTACTGAGTTATTTAAGTGACTTTCTAAAGCTGTATTTTCATATAGCCCCGTCCATTGACATACAGTAATAACTAAAGGTCTTTGGTTCTTCCATCCTGTCAGGTGACCTTTTCTCAGCAGACCTGAACCCTCGCTGGCGACGCCCTCTTGCCCCGACACTGGACCCATCATCTAATACTCTGGTGTTCCAGCAGATTGATCTGGACTACTATCTGGGTAATTATCAGATATCATTTTTGTCAAAGCCACTTTTGCTGTAGATTTGAGTCTCAGAATTATGGACCTGGCTGGCTTGTGGTATCATGTGAAAAGATCCTAGTTAAGTTCCAGTTATTTTGACCTTTTTAGAGCATATCCACCCAGTCAAGTGAAAATATATCATGGTGTGTAATTCGGTTTCTAATGGTTTTGTGTCTTGCAGGGGAAACGGTAGCTGACATGCCTGGTCAGTCACAAGGAAAAGTGCCAATCATTCGAATGTTTGGTGTAACAGACAATGGCAACAGCGTGTGCTGCCATGTCCATGGTTTTGCCCCTTACTTCTATGTTCCTGCTCCAAATGGTGAGTGCTTATCATCCTTTAATCTTTGCATTTTTGTGATATACTACATTTCCTCAGTACAAATCACTTCAAAGTGGCTGTTTAAAATAccactctcttcttttttttgttctttttttatctgAGTTGTCACATTTCTTAAGAAAAATTCTGCTTTCAGGAAGAAAATAATTTATCTAATTGGTGCTCTGTACTTATGTTCCCCTCTGCTTTGATTGGAAAGGGTTCACATCTGCTCACCTGGTAGAATTCAAAAAGGAGTTGAACTCTGCTGTCCTGAAGGACATGCGCTCCAATAAGGACAATATCTCTGTCACAGTGTTGGCTGTGGACATCACCCGCAAAGAGAGTGAGTACAAGTGACTTTTAAAGTTTATTATTAGGTGAAACAAACAGTGTATCTGTGAAGAGAAGCACaatcacaaatgtgtttttgatcaAACTCTTGAACCTTGTTGGACAGCAACATTCACTAATACATTAACTTGCATATTTTATTACTGTGTACTATAATCTtgtacaataataaaataaaatggtgtTAATTTTCAGATGCAAGCTTCTTTTTTCCCAGAGGCATCCAagcactcttttctttttccccacAGGCATGTATGGTTACCATGGGAAACGCAGTATGGATTTCTTGCGGATAACCATGGCGATGCCTCGTCTCATCGCCCCAGCAAAGAGACTGCTGGAACAGGGCTTTAAGTTTGCACATTTTCCTATCCAGAATTACCAGTCCTACGAGGCAAACATAGACTTTGAaatcaggtgtgtgtgcataataaaaatggttgaaaaaaaaaatttgtgaaaACATGACAGAGAGATGAAAAGGACCATTTTTATTAAAGGAAGCTGAATATTTTTTGGAAATCATACCAAAACAAGCCCAGAGAGGGCCTGTTCCTCCCATATTGCAATTTTATATGAAATCATTTATAGCTGCACCAAGAttttctgggttcttctgtcagtttgtgttttgttatggTGAATTATACAGCACAGAAAACATGAGTCTTGGGTAGCAATTATTAAGTTAGCAGAATGTGATGGCACACTACGTGTATATCTGCTTGCGGAGCACTGCAGAACCTGCAGCGTATTCAGGTTAAACCaaggaaaaaaagatgtatCATATCCATCCATGCATGTTCTGGGTCGCAGGGGCACAGTCTAAGCAGAGGTGCCCAGAtctccctttccccagccacctcctccagcttttcTGGGTGGGGGACACTGAGGCATTCTCAAGCCAGCCAATCGATGTAATCTCTTCATCCTGTTCTGCATCTGCCCCGGGGACTCCATCTAGTGGAACATGTATCCAgtatctcattcttttggtcactaccaaGCATTCGTGACTATAGGTGAGCGTAGGAATGTAGATTAGCCAGCTTTTAGGCTGAGCGCTCTCTTCACCACATCCGGTACAGGATCCACATCATTGCTGACACCACAACAATCTGTCAGTCTCACACACCACTCTCCCCTCACCCAttaacaagaccccaagataatTAAACTCCTGCATCTAGGGCAGTAACTTGTTCCCAACTCGGAGTGGGCCCTTTTTTGAATGAAAATGCATCATATATTTGATGcattttcattcaaaatgaTTATTTTGCTTATGTGAAGTATTCCAGATTTTTAGTAAGGTATTCTTATACTGccatattcatgttttttttcttggttataTTATCAGGGTGTCTGCTTACCCTTTGTATGCGAAGCACCATTGAAATCTCACCTCTCTTAAAGTGTTTAAGGAACCCATTATTATAAAACAgccaataaacaaaaaaatgctgtaTATCTTTagagtatgtatgtatttatgccTGTGTATAAAAAGCCTCTGTGTTTTCAGGTTTATGGTGGACAGTGACGTGGTGGGTTGCTGTTGGATTGAACTCCCAAAAGGCACGTACAGAGTGCGTGAGGAGAAGAGCATAGACAACACGAATTCTCAGTCATCAGGAAAGGTAGGTGTAGCATATGTTTTACATAGGACACAATCTCTCATATAATACACTTAATGGCTATGATGCTACATTGGTCACCAGTTAACCTTCATGTCCATTCATGCTATTTTGGTGCATTTCTGTAGTTAATGTTGGTGTTCATGAACTCTGCCCCTCTTGTGGTTGTTCTCCAGGTCTCATTGTGTCAGTATGAGGTGGATGTAGGATGGACAGATCTGATAAGTCACCCAGCAGAGGGAGAGTGGCAGAAGATTGCACCACTCAGAGTCCTCAGCTTTGACATAGAGTGTGCAGGAAGAAAaggtgctttgttttgtttgtttgtttgtttttttaaagaaagtccTCTTTGGAGTTCTTAATCTGGATAAAAATAcctattaaaatgttatttaaactCATGACCAAAGCCTCATTTAACCTGATGAAAATTAAATGACTCTGGTGTTGATTCTTTATTTCCAGGAATCTTTCCAGAGCCAGACAAAGATCCTGTGATTCAAATTGCATCTATGGTGCAGCGGCAGGGTGAGATGGAGCCCTTCATTCGCACAGTATTCACCCTGCAGTCCTGTGCCAGCATTGTTGGCTCTCAGATATTCTGCTTTACACAAGAGAAAAAGCTACTGCAGGTATACATGTGTACCTTTAAGGCAATGAAAGACATACATAGTTtgacatgttttctttgtttccttatgagtaatattttgtttttattctgtctCTATATGAGCAGAGCTGGGCTGAGTTTTTAAGGACTGTGGATCCAGACATTATTACTGGCTACAACATCCAAAACTTTGACTTTCCCTACTTGCTCAACAGGGCAGCTGCTTTGAAGGTTAGATGGAGCCTGATTTATTTTAGGCCACTGCCAAGGCCTAAAATATTTGAGAAAGAAGCTTCACTGCTCGTATTGAAGTTTGGCAGTAAAGATTTCATGGAAATATTTAATTGCCTGTTAACTTCTATGTTTATCCACCTAGTAATAAATCTTCTTTTGTGTTCAGGTTGATTATTTTCCCTACTTGGGCCGAGTGCGAAACAGCAGATCAGTTTTGAAAGACTCAAATTTTCAGAGCAAGCAGATGGGCCGCAGAGAGAACAAAACCATTAACATGGAGGGCCGAGTTCAGTTTGACCTGCTGCAGGTGAGCACGTTCTAATTCCAATTATAGGTTGCTTCAAAGACAATATGTAGCTAAGAATATTTTTGTGGAAAGACTGAGCTTTGAGTTGGTGTGTTTCTTTCAGGTTCTTCTCAGGGATTATAAATTGCGCTCTTATACACTGAATGCTGTGAGTTTCCATTTTTTGCAAGAGCAGAAGGAGGATGTGCAGCACTCAATCATCACTGATTTGCAGGTAAGGTCAAAGCAACCTATCAATCAATTTTTATGTGCTACTAAAGAACCTAAAAACAATTAACATTAAATTGCCTGTCCCTGTCCTTTGCCTTTTCTTCCTCCATCACAGAATGGAAATGAACAGACGCGTCGTCGTTTGGCAGTCTACTGTCTGAAAGATGCCTATCTGCCCCTGCGCCTGCTACAGAAGCTGATGTGTGTGATTAACTACATGGAGATGGCCAGAGTGACAGGTGTGCCTCTCACCTATCTGCTCTCAAGAGGACAGCAGATCAAAGTTGTTTCTCAGCTGCTGCGACAGGTAAGAAAGCCAAAGCAAATATGGCTTCTGCATTTGCTCACCTGGATTTGGAAACTAAGTGCATGTATATGTTTAGGCTATGAAACAGGATCTGGTAATGCCCGTTATAAAgacagaaggaggagaagacTACACTGGAGCCACTGTCATTGAGCCAGAGAAAGGGTAAGTATAATCTATGATTATGTCAGTCCACTGTTCCTCTTACGGCCTCGTCATGTACTTTTCTATCCCACTTTCTTCTGTGTAGATATTACAGCCTTCCCATTGCCACCCTGGATTTCTCCTCCTTGTATCCATCCATCATGATGGCTCATAATCTGTGCTACACCACCCTGCTGCAGAAGGGCTCAGTGGAGAAACTGGGgtatgcatttttctttttcttttttgaggtGCTTCTGttctgagcccctcttgaatggctgcactcctcaccctgtctctaagggagagggcagccacccttcagaggaagcttgtttctgccacttaagctcatttctgccagttgagatggttcgGGCAACTGTCTAGGATACCTCCTGGACACCTCtttggtgaggtgttctgggtatgtcctactgggaggaagtcctggggcagacccaggacacgctggagcgattatatctcttggctggcctgggaacacgtCAGTGTTCCctcggataagctggaggaggtggctggggagagagagttCTGGGTGTCTCTGCTTAgcctgctgcccccacaacccagccctggataaatggaagaaaatgggtggatgtaTGGGTTCTGTAGTGTAGtgggtttacacattcacctaacaaaCAAAACTCCTGGTTCAATCCCAGGAAGAGTGCAAACCCCTTTGGAGTCAGGAAAGGCAACTGATATTAAAAGTCTGCCAAATCAAAGATAAGGAGCtgcctgctgtggcaaccccctGTAAATAAGGAAGCAACTGAGAGTAGCTTTGTAAAAATTgattgtatttaaaatgaaatgaaaccacTTCAGTTTCACTCAATCCAATTCTTCCAATTCAAGCATGTAAGAGAAACTGAGTTTTGTAGTTGTTCACATTATGCAACTTTGTTGCCTTTAGTTTCTTAAGCTTAATTAATGTGTTTTGTTGAATAGTTTTAGCCTGTTTGCCCATATTTGAAGTGTTGTCAGCAGACCTCTGCTTTTTGCTGTCactacaaaaactaaaaaattaaattgaacaGGAATCAAAAGAAGGCTGATGTGAAACTgccaaaataatttaatttatctTTAGGTTAGGATCTTCTTGCTCTGCCAGTTGCTATGCTTTtgcagtgtgtatgtgcatattaaCTCTTCCTCTCAGCCTGTTAAAACTGTAATCAGAGTTGAAATGTCATAAAGTTGCGCCTGTCTTCACAAACATGCAGCTTCGGCTAGTTAAACTAAACCACTGACTAAGTAAGCAAACAGTTTGAAAttgtgtgcagtgttaattcacGTCACGTCTGCAAATCTTTACTGTTTATATTAATTTAAGTGAAAGTCGAGTTAATAATCAAAATTATTGTGTATCTTCAGTCTGGCACCACAGGACTTCATCAAGACTCCAACAGGTGATCTTTTTGTGAAGAGTTCTGTAAGAAAAGGACTTCTTCCAGAGATCCTGGAAAACCTGCTGTCTGCCCGAAAGAGGTTCGCATTGGTTAAAATAAATCTCAAAAACTGTTTGGACTGGAGTGACAATTTTCCAAAAGCTGTAAAATGGAAATGGTCTGAGTTCACAACCTGTGTGATCCCACTGTCTGTCCACAGGGCCAAGGCAgaactaaaaaaggaaactgacCCCTTCAAGAAGCAAGTGCTGGACGGCCGACAGCTGGCCCTCAAAATCAGTGCAAACTCTGTGTATGGCTTCACGGGGGCCCAAGTGGGCAAACTGCCCTGCCTAGAGATCTCACAGGTCAGCATTTTAGATCAGATGACTATTTTTGGGCAGCAAATGTTCACAGTTAAGGACCTGCAAAACTGTCTATCAGTCTAAACCAAGTTGTCCTCATTTAACTTCTTTGCACTATACTTTGTGTGCACAGATGTAAATGCAAACATCAAAGATGTAGAGCAAAGATTAGCAATGAAAAAGAAACCACAGAACAGGTGGAGAAAACATGTTaacaagtaaaaagaaaacctAAAAGATCTTCTGTAGGTATAAAGCTGAACTACAGAGAGCTCTGTGTCTGGCTGTTTTGAGggaagatatatatttttttcccaaacATTGAAACTTCTGGCCTGCAATGTGACTAAAACATTAACTCTTTTCCCAACATTGTTGGTAATTTAGtgataaatgtatttaaatcttttttttttttttcgtctcATCCAGAGTGTCACTGGTTTTGGAAGACAGATGATTGAGCAAACCAAGCAGCTGGTGGAGTCTAAATACACAATTTCCAATGGGTACCAGGCTGATGCCAAGGTGAGAACATATGGCTGCTTCCCCCAATAATGAACCAaagttttctccttttctttctttttctcgaTGATGTCTGACATTTCAAAAACACTTGACATACAAGATTTGTTCTTATCCtgacatgcatgttttttttttttttgttttgtttttccattttatttaaaccTGTTCAGGTAATTTATGGAGACACAGACTCTGTCATGGTAAAGCTTGGTGTTGCAACAGTAAGGGAGGCCATGGATATCGGGAGAGAGGCAGCCGAGTGGGTGTCATCCCATTTCACACCACCCATCAAACTGGAGTTTGAGAAGGTACCATTTTAGTCCAAAGGTTTCTTCTGTGGCTTCACTACATGTATGGTGCTCAAAACCCTTGGTCATCACagtataacacaaagtcagttaaacttgaTGGATATCATTCTGTACAGTTAGGAAGTATAAATCACTTTGAATCAATTTTAGCTGTTTCGGTGCCAATGAACGTGCCAAAAGGTCCACTCGAGAGGCAACAACAAGACAGACCCCAAAAAAGGAGGATTTTTTTAGGTGGCAGCTACAGACCATTGCACCCTCCTTATTCCTCctggttttgctttttgttgtccTTGTCACTGTTGGGAGCATGAGACAGGTTGCACAAGTAGTTCAGCTCCACCAGAATGACACGTCCATATGTGCTGTCACagcaaggtttgctgtgtctccctaCACAGTCTCAAGAGTGTGGAGGAGATACCAGCCATTACATAAgtagagctggacagggctgtagaaggggATCAACCCAGCACtgttatctgctcctttgtgtgagGAGGAACAGAAGGAACACTGCTAAAGCCcttcaaaatgacctccagtggGCGACTCACGCATGTTTCTAACTAAACTGTTAGGGTTAAACAGACAGACTCCATGAGGCATGAGGACCTGGCAGCCTTTAGTGGGACCTATGCTCACAGTCCTGTGCCGTTCAGCTTGAGTGGACTGTCAGTTCCAACAATGGCTAAAGAAGTTGAAGCTCCAGCAGCACTTGTAGTATGAAGAACACCTCTATTGCTTGACCAATGTGTTTCACCCTCTAGTTTTCATGAGGGTCATCAAAAATCAAGTGTTTCCTTAATTTATTTGAGCAGTCTGTTATGAGTCTAGATAGACACTGTAGTGTGACTGTGTGACAGAGACAGTGCTGTGAGGTGGGATTTCTAGTTCCCCCACAATGGAAGATAGAATTATGTTAATGAATCAAGAGGCAAATGCCTATCATGAGGGTTCTACTATTTAAATCCAACAGAGGGCACTTAAGGTCTGTGCTGCAAAGATAttaatatacactatattgccaaaagtattcgttcatctgccttcacatgcatatgaacttgagtgacatcccattcttaatccatagggtttaatacaatattggcccaccctttgcagctataagagCTTCAACTTGTCTGGGAAGGCTTTcaacaaggtttaggagtgtttatgggaatttctgaccattcttccagaagcacatttgtgaggtcagacactaatGTTGTATGAGAAGGCCAGGCTTGCAGTCTGGGCGACAGAGTCCCGTATGTCAAGGTATTCCATCGAgttgaagtcaggactctgtgcaggccagtcaagttcttccacaccaaacttggtcatccatgtctttatggacctgctttgtgcgctggtgtgcagtcatgttggaacaggaaggggccatccccagacttttcccacaaagttggtAGCATGAAGTTGTCCA is drawn from Archocentrus centrarchus isolate MPI-CPG fArcCen1 chromosome 8, fArcCen1, whole genome shotgun sequence and contains these coding sequences:
- the pold1 gene encoding DNA polymerase delta catalytic subunit, encoding MNSKRHNGGHLMGGASHAKKGKASGEWEDSPSQFEEELSMFEEAEMDAEEMEGQAGHDVIPVGDLFSADLNPRWRRPLAPTLDPSSNTLVFQQIDLDYYLGETVADMPGQSQGKVPIIRMFGVTDNGNSVCCHVHGFAPYFYVPAPNGFTSAHLVEFKKELNSAVLKDMRSNKDNISVTVLAVDITRKESMYGYHGKRSMDFLRITMAMPRLIAPAKRLLEQGFKFAHFPIQNYQSYEANIDFEIRFMVDSDVVGCCWIELPKGTYRVREEKSIDNTNSQSSGKVSLCQYEVDVGWTDLISHPAEGEWQKIAPLRVLSFDIECAGRKGIFPEPDKDPVIQIASMVQRQGEMEPFIRTVFTLQSCASIVGSQIFCFTQEKKLLQSWAEFLRTVDPDIITGYNIQNFDFPYLLNRAAALKVDYFPYLGRVRNSRSVLKDSNFQSKQMGRRENKTINMEGRVQFDLLQVLLRDYKLRSYTLNAVSFHFLQEQKEDVQHSIITDLQNGNEQTRRRLAVYCLKDAYLPLRLLQKLMCVINYMEMARVTGVPLTYLLSRGQQIKVVSQLLRQAMKQDLVMPVIKTEGGEDYTGATVIEPEKGYYSLPIATLDFSSLYPSIMMAHNLCYTTLLQKGSVEKLGLAPQDFIKTPTGDLFVKSSVRKGLLPEILENLLSARKRAKAELKKETDPFKKQVLDGRQLALKISANSVYGFTGAQVGKLPCLEISQSVTGFGRQMIEQTKQLVESKYTISNGYQADAKVIYGDTDSVMVKLGVATVREAMDIGREAAEWVSSHFTPPIKLEFEKVYFPYLLINKKRYAGLYFSSSADTHDKMDCKGIETVRRDNCPLVANLINTCLQKILIDRDPQGAVEHAKEVISDLLCNRIDISQLVITKELTRTAQEYAGKQAHVELAERMRKRDAGSAPNLGDRVPYVIIKAAKGAAAYMKSEDPIYVLENNIPIDTQYYLEQQLSKPLLRIFEPILGESKAESILLKGDHTRCKTVLTSKVGGLMAFAQKRSTCIGCKAVLKTDAAVCDFCKKKESELYQKEIFHLNTLEERFSRLWTQCQRCQGSLHEDVLCTSRDCPIFYMRKKVQKDLDDQSKLVSRFGW